One Molothrus ater isolate BHLD 08-10-18 breed brown headed cowbird chromosome 4, BPBGC_Mater_1.1, whole genome shotgun sequence genomic window carries:
- the CLCN3 gene encoding H(+)/Cl(-) exchange transporter 3 isoform X1 — translation MESEQLFHRGYYRNSYNSITSASSDEELLDGAGVIMDFQTSEDDNLLDGDASIGTHYTMTNGGNINSSTHLLDLLDEPIPGVGTYDDFHTIDWVREKCKDRERHRRINSKKKESAWEMTKSLYDAWSGWLVVTLTGLASGALAGLIDIAADWMTDLKEGICLSALWFNHEQCCWGSNETTFEERDKCPQWKTWAELIIGQAEGPGSYIMNYIMYIFWALSFAFLAVSLVKVFAPYACGSGIPEIKTILSGFIIRGYLGKWTLMIKTITLVLAVASGLSLGKEGPLVHVACCCGNIFSYLFPKYSTNEAKKREVLSAASAAGVSVAFGAPIGGVLFSLEEVSYYFPLKTLWRSFFAALVAAFVLRSINPFGNSRLVLFYVEYHTPWYLFELLPFILLGVFGGLWGAFFIRANIAWCRRRKSTKFGKYPVLEVIIVAAITAVIAFPNPYTRLNTSELIKELFTDCGPLESSSLCDYRNDMNASKIVDDIPDRPAGTGVYSAIWQLCLALIFKIIMTVFTFGIKVPSGLFIPSMAIGAIAGRIVGIAVEQLAYYHHDWFIFKEWCEVGADCITPGLYAMVGAAACLGGVTRMTVSLVVIVFELTGGLEYIVPLMAAVMTSKWVGDAFGREGIYEAHIRLNGYPFLDAKEEFTHTTLAADVMRPRRSDPPLAVLTQDNMTVEDIETLINETSYNGFPVIMSKESQRLVGFALRRDLTIAIESARKKQEGIVGSSRVCFAQHTPSLPAESPRPLKLRSILDMSPFTVTDHTPMEIVVDIFRKLGLRQCLVTHNGIVLGIITKKNILEHLEQLKQHVEPLVIRYIRSHN, via the exons gaACTCATTATACAATGACAAATGGAGGAAATATCAACAGTTCAACACATTTACTGGACCTTCTGGATGAGCCAATTCCTGGAGTAGGAACATACGATGACTTCCATACCATTGACTGGGTTCGAGAGAAGTGCAAAGACAGAGAACGGCATAGACGG ATTAACAGCAAGAAGAAAGAATCAGCATGGGAGATGACAAAAAGTTTGTACGATGCATGGTCAGGATGGTTGGTAGTCACATTGACTGGCTTGGCATCAG GGGCATTGGCAGGATTAATTGACATAGCTGCTGACTGGATGACTGACTTGAAGGAAGGCATTTGCCTTAGTGCTTTGTGGTTTAACCATGAGCAGTGTTGTTGGGGTTCAAATGAGACCACATTTGAAGAGAGAGATAAATGTCCGCAGTGGAAAACATGGGCAGAGCTAATAATCGGGCAAGCAGAA GGTCCAGGTTCATACATAATGAACTACATCATGTACATTTTCTGGGCTTTGAGCTTTGCCTTCTTAGCAGTTTCTCTCGTGAAGGTATTTGCTCCCTACGCCTGTGGCTCAGGGATACCTGAG atAAAAACTATATTGAGCGGCTTCATCATCAGAGGTTACTTGGGGAAGTGGACTTTGATGATAAAAACAATTACTTTAGTCTTGGCTGTTGCATCAGGTTTAAGTTTAGGAAAAGAGGGTCCTTTGGTACATGttgcctgctgctgtgggaatattttttcctacctCTTTCCAAAATACAGTACAAATGAAGCTAAAAAAAGAGAG GTGTTGtcagctgcctcagcagcaggagtttCTGTAGCCTTTGGTGCCCCAATTGGTGGAGTCCTTTTCAGTCTGGAGGAG GTCAGTTACTATTTCCCACTGAAAACTTTATGGAGATCgttttttgctgctttagtAGCTGCATTTGTTCTAAGGTCCATCAATCCTTTTGGTAATAGCCGCCTAGTCCTTTTTTATGTGGAATATCACACTCCTTGGTACCTTTTTGAACTGCTTCCTTTTATTCTTCTGGGAGTATTTGGTGGGCTCTGGGGAGCATTTTTCATCCGAGCAAATATTGCATGGTGTCGTCGACGCAAATCTACAAAATTTGGGAAGTATCCTGTCCTGGAGGTTATTATTGTTGCAGCAATAACAGCTGTGATTGCATTTCCTAATCCATATACAAGGCTAAACACCAGTGAGCTTATTAAGGAGCTCTTCACAGACTGTGGGCCATTGGAATCCTCCTCGCTGTGTGACTACAGAAATGATATGAATGCAAGCAAAATTGTAGATGATATTCCTGACCGCCCAGCAGGCACTGGAGTCTATTCAGCTATATGGCAGTTGTGTTTAGCActcatatttaaaattatcatGACAGTCTTCACTTTTGGTATCAAG GTTCCATCTGGGTTGTTCATACCTAGTATGGCAATTGGAGCAATAGCAGGAAGGATTGTAGGAATTGCAGTGGAGCAGCTGGCTTACTACCATCATGACTGGTTCATTTTCAAGGAGTGGTGTGAAGTTGGAGCTGACTGTATTACACCTGGTCTTTATGCCATGGTTGGTGCTGCTGCATGCCTag GTGGTGTGACAAGGATGACTGTGTCCCTGGTAGTTATTGTCTTTGAGCTAACAGGAGGGCTGGAATATATTGTGCCCCTAATGGCTGCAGTGATGACCAGTAAGTGGGTAGGAGATGCCTTTGGTAGGGAAGGCATCTATGAAGCACACATCCGACTGAATGGGTATCCTTTCTTGGATGCAAAGGAAGAGTTCACTCACACAACACTGGCTGCTGATGTGATGAGGCCTCGGCGGAGCGACCCCCCTTTAGCAGTTCTGACCCAGGACAATATGACTGTCGAAGACATAGAAACCTTGATCAACGAAACCAGCTACAATGGTTTTCCTGTTATTATGTCAAAGGAATCACAGAGACTTGTGGGGTTTGCTCTAAGAAGAGATTTAACTATTGCAATAG AAAGTGCTAGAAAGAAGCAGGAGGGGATTGTTGGCAGTTCCAGGGTATGTTTTGCCCAGCATACCCCATCGCTTCCAGCAGAAAGCCCTCGACCCTTGAAGCTCAGAAGCATCCTTGATATGAGCCCTTTCACCGTGACAGACCACACACCAATGGAAATAGTGGTGGATATTTTCCGCAAGCTGGGTCTGAGGCAGTGCCTTGTAACACACAATGG GATTGTCTTGGGGATCATCACAAAGAAGAACATATTAGAGCATCTCGAGCAACTAAAGCAGCACGTCGAACCCTTGGTGATTAGATATATCAGATCTCATAATTAG
- the CLCN3 gene encoding H(+)/Cl(-) exchange transporter 3 isoform X4: MDVSSDPYLPYDGGGGDGIPLRELHKRGTHYTMTNGGNINSSTHLLDLLDEPIPGVGTYDDFHTIDWVREKCKDRERHRRINSKKKESAWEMTKSLYDAWSGWLVVTLTGLASGALAGLIDIAADWMTDLKEGICLSALWFNHEQCCWGSNETTFEERDKCPQWKTWAELIIGQAEGPGSYIMNYIMYIFWALSFAFLAVSLVKVFAPYACGSGIPEIKTILSGFIIRGYLGKWTLMIKTITLVLAVASGLSLGKEGPLVHVACCCGNIFSYLFPKYSTNEAKKREVLSAASAAGVSVAFGAPIGGVLFSLEEVSYYFPLKTLWRSFFAALVAAFVLRSINPFGNSRLVLFYVEYHTPWYLFELLPFILLGVFGGLWGAFFIRANIAWCRRRKSTKFGKYPVLEVIIVAAITAVIAFPNPYTRLNTSELIKELFTDCGPLESSSLCDYRNDMNASKIVDDIPDRPAGTGVYSAIWQLCLALIFKIIMTVFTFGIKVPSGLFIPSMAIGAIAGRIVGIAVEQLAYYHHDWFIFKEWCEVGADCITPGLYAMVGAAACLGGVTRMTVSLVVIVFELTGGLEYIVPLMAAVMTSKWVGDAFGREGIYEAHIRLNGYPFLDAKEEFTHTTLAADVMRPRRSDPPLAVLTQDNMTVEDIETLINETSYNGFPVIMSKESQRLVGFALRRDLTIAIESARKKQEGIVGSSRVCFAQHTPSLPAESPRPLKLRSILDMSPFTVTDHTPMEIVVDIFRKLGLRQCLVTHNGRLLGIITKKDILRHMAQTANQDPASIMFN, translated from the exons gaACTCATTATACAATGACAAATGGAGGAAATATCAACAGTTCAACACATTTACTGGACCTTCTGGATGAGCCAATTCCTGGAGTAGGAACATACGATGACTTCCATACCATTGACTGGGTTCGAGAGAAGTGCAAAGACAGAGAACGGCATAGACGG ATTAACAGCAAGAAGAAAGAATCAGCATGGGAGATGACAAAAAGTTTGTACGATGCATGGTCAGGATGGTTGGTAGTCACATTGACTGGCTTGGCATCAG GGGCATTGGCAGGATTAATTGACATAGCTGCTGACTGGATGACTGACTTGAAGGAAGGCATTTGCCTTAGTGCTTTGTGGTTTAACCATGAGCAGTGTTGTTGGGGTTCAAATGAGACCACATTTGAAGAGAGAGATAAATGTCCGCAGTGGAAAACATGGGCAGAGCTAATAATCGGGCAAGCAGAA GGTCCAGGTTCATACATAATGAACTACATCATGTACATTTTCTGGGCTTTGAGCTTTGCCTTCTTAGCAGTTTCTCTCGTGAAGGTATTTGCTCCCTACGCCTGTGGCTCAGGGATACCTGAG atAAAAACTATATTGAGCGGCTTCATCATCAGAGGTTACTTGGGGAAGTGGACTTTGATGATAAAAACAATTACTTTAGTCTTGGCTGTTGCATCAGGTTTAAGTTTAGGAAAAGAGGGTCCTTTGGTACATGttgcctgctgctgtgggaatattttttcctacctCTTTCCAAAATACAGTACAAATGAAGCTAAAAAAAGAGAG GTGTTGtcagctgcctcagcagcaggagtttCTGTAGCCTTTGGTGCCCCAATTGGTGGAGTCCTTTTCAGTCTGGAGGAG GTCAGTTACTATTTCCCACTGAAAACTTTATGGAGATCgttttttgctgctttagtAGCTGCATTTGTTCTAAGGTCCATCAATCCTTTTGGTAATAGCCGCCTAGTCCTTTTTTATGTGGAATATCACACTCCTTGGTACCTTTTTGAACTGCTTCCTTTTATTCTTCTGGGAGTATTTGGTGGGCTCTGGGGAGCATTTTTCATCCGAGCAAATATTGCATGGTGTCGTCGACGCAAATCTACAAAATTTGGGAAGTATCCTGTCCTGGAGGTTATTATTGTTGCAGCAATAACAGCTGTGATTGCATTTCCTAATCCATATACAAGGCTAAACACCAGTGAGCTTATTAAGGAGCTCTTCACAGACTGTGGGCCATTGGAATCCTCCTCGCTGTGTGACTACAGAAATGATATGAATGCAAGCAAAATTGTAGATGATATTCCTGACCGCCCAGCAGGCACTGGAGTCTATTCAGCTATATGGCAGTTGTGTTTAGCActcatatttaaaattatcatGACAGTCTTCACTTTTGGTATCAAG GTTCCATCTGGGTTGTTCATACCTAGTATGGCAATTGGAGCAATAGCAGGAAGGATTGTAGGAATTGCAGTGGAGCAGCTGGCTTACTACCATCATGACTGGTTCATTTTCAAGGAGTGGTGTGAAGTTGGAGCTGACTGTATTACACCTGGTCTTTATGCCATGGTTGGTGCTGCTGCATGCCTag GTGGTGTGACAAGGATGACTGTGTCCCTGGTAGTTATTGTCTTTGAGCTAACAGGAGGGCTGGAATATATTGTGCCCCTAATGGCTGCAGTGATGACCAGTAAGTGGGTAGGAGATGCCTTTGGTAGGGAAGGCATCTATGAAGCACACATCCGACTGAATGGGTATCCTTTCTTGGATGCAAAGGAAGAGTTCACTCACACAACACTGGCTGCTGATGTGATGAGGCCTCGGCGGAGCGACCCCCCTTTAGCAGTTCTGACCCAGGACAATATGACTGTCGAAGACATAGAAACCTTGATCAACGAAACCAGCTACAATGGTTTTCCTGTTATTATGTCAAAGGAATCACAGAGACTTGTGGGGTTTGCTCTAAGAAGAGATTTAACTATTGCAATAG AAAGTGCTAGAAAGAAGCAGGAGGGGATTGTTGGCAGTTCCAGGGTATGTTTTGCCCAGCATACCCCATCGCTTCCAGCAGAAAGCCCTCGACCCTTGAAGCTCAGAAGCATCCTTGATATGAGCCCTTTCACCGTGACAGACCACACACCAATGGAAATAGTGGTGGATATTTTCCGCAAGCTGGGTCTGAGGCAGTGCCTTGTAACACACAATGG
- the CLCN3 gene encoding H(+)/Cl(-) exchange transporter 3 isoform X3 yields the protein MDVSSDPYLPYDGGGGDGIPLRELHKRGTHYTMTNGGNINSSTHLLDLLDEPIPGVGTYDDFHTIDWVREKCKDRERHRRINSKKKESAWEMTKSLYDAWSGWLVVTLTGLASGALAGLIDIAADWMTDLKEGICLSALWFNHEQCCWGSNETTFEERDKCPQWKTWAELIIGQAEGPGSYIMNYIMYIFWALSFAFLAVSLVKVFAPYACGSGIPEIKTILSGFIIRGYLGKWTLMIKTITLVLAVASGLSLGKEGPLVHVACCCGNIFSYLFPKYSTNEAKKREVLSAASAAGVSVAFGAPIGGVLFSLEEVSYYFPLKTLWRSFFAALVAAFVLRSINPFGNSRLVLFYVEYHTPWYLFELLPFILLGVFGGLWGAFFIRANIAWCRRRKSTKFGKYPVLEVIIVAAITAVIAFPNPYTRLNTSELIKELFTDCGPLESSSLCDYRNDMNASKIVDDIPDRPAGTGVYSAIWQLCLALIFKIIMTVFTFGIKVPSGLFIPSMAIGAIAGRIVGIAVEQLAYYHHDWFIFKEWCEVGADCITPGLYAMVGAAACLGGVTRMTVSLVVIVFELTGGLEYIVPLMAAVMTSKWVGDAFGREGIYEAHIRLNGYPFLDAKEEFTHTTLAADVMRPRRSDPPLAVLTQDNMTVEDIETLINETSYNGFPVIMSKESQRLVGFALRRDLTIAIESARKKQEGIVGSSRVCFAQHTPSLPAESPRPLKLRSILDMSPFTVTDHTPMEIVVDIFRKLGLRQCLVTHNGIVLGIITKKNILEHLEQLKQHVEPLVIRYIRSHN from the exons gaACTCATTATACAATGACAAATGGAGGAAATATCAACAGTTCAACACATTTACTGGACCTTCTGGATGAGCCAATTCCTGGAGTAGGAACATACGATGACTTCCATACCATTGACTGGGTTCGAGAGAAGTGCAAAGACAGAGAACGGCATAGACGG ATTAACAGCAAGAAGAAAGAATCAGCATGGGAGATGACAAAAAGTTTGTACGATGCATGGTCAGGATGGTTGGTAGTCACATTGACTGGCTTGGCATCAG GGGCATTGGCAGGATTAATTGACATAGCTGCTGACTGGATGACTGACTTGAAGGAAGGCATTTGCCTTAGTGCTTTGTGGTTTAACCATGAGCAGTGTTGTTGGGGTTCAAATGAGACCACATTTGAAGAGAGAGATAAATGTCCGCAGTGGAAAACATGGGCAGAGCTAATAATCGGGCAAGCAGAA GGTCCAGGTTCATACATAATGAACTACATCATGTACATTTTCTGGGCTTTGAGCTTTGCCTTCTTAGCAGTTTCTCTCGTGAAGGTATTTGCTCCCTACGCCTGTGGCTCAGGGATACCTGAG atAAAAACTATATTGAGCGGCTTCATCATCAGAGGTTACTTGGGGAAGTGGACTTTGATGATAAAAACAATTACTTTAGTCTTGGCTGTTGCATCAGGTTTAAGTTTAGGAAAAGAGGGTCCTTTGGTACATGttgcctgctgctgtgggaatattttttcctacctCTTTCCAAAATACAGTACAAATGAAGCTAAAAAAAGAGAG GTGTTGtcagctgcctcagcagcaggagtttCTGTAGCCTTTGGTGCCCCAATTGGTGGAGTCCTTTTCAGTCTGGAGGAG GTCAGTTACTATTTCCCACTGAAAACTTTATGGAGATCgttttttgctgctttagtAGCTGCATTTGTTCTAAGGTCCATCAATCCTTTTGGTAATAGCCGCCTAGTCCTTTTTTATGTGGAATATCACACTCCTTGGTACCTTTTTGAACTGCTTCCTTTTATTCTTCTGGGAGTATTTGGTGGGCTCTGGGGAGCATTTTTCATCCGAGCAAATATTGCATGGTGTCGTCGACGCAAATCTACAAAATTTGGGAAGTATCCTGTCCTGGAGGTTATTATTGTTGCAGCAATAACAGCTGTGATTGCATTTCCTAATCCATATACAAGGCTAAACACCAGTGAGCTTATTAAGGAGCTCTTCACAGACTGTGGGCCATTGGAATCCTCCTCGCTGTGTGACTACAGAAATGATATGAATGCAAGCAAAATTGTAGATGATATTCCTGACCGCCCAGCAGGCACTGGAGTCTATTCAGCTATATGGCAGTTGTGTTTAGCActcatatttaaaattatcatGACAGTCTTCACTTTTGGTATCAAG GTTCCATCTGGGTTGTTCATACCTAGTATGGCAATTGGAGCAATAGCAGGAAGGATTGTAGGAATTGCAGTGGAGCAGCTGGCTTACTACCATCATGACTGGTTCATTTTCAAGGAGTGGTGTGAAGTTGGAGCTGACTGTATTACACCTGGTCTTTATGCCATGGTTGGTGCTGCTGCATGCCTag GTGGTGTGACAAGGATGACTGTGTCCCTGGTAGTTATTGTCTTTGAGCTAACAGGAGGGCTGGAATATATTGTGCCCCTAATGGCTGCAGTGATGACCAGTAAGTGGGTAGGAGATGCCTTTGGTAGGGAAGGCATCTATGAAGCACACATCCGACTGAATGGGTATCCTTTCTTGGATGCAAAGGAAGAGTTCACTCACACAACACTGGCTGCTGATGTGATGAGGCCTCGGCGGAGCGACCCCCCTTTAGCAGTTCTGACCCAGGACAATATGACTGTCGAAGACATAGAAACCTTGATCAACGAAACCAGCTACAATGGTTTTCCTGTTATTATGTCAAAGGAATCACAGAGACTTGTGGGGTTTGCTCTAAGAAGAGATTTAACTATTGCAATAG AAAGTGCTAGAAAGAAGCAGGAGGGGATTGTTGGCAGTTCCAGGGTATGTTTTGCCCAGCATACCCCATCGCTTCCAGCAGAAAGCCCTCGACCCTTGAAGCTCAGAAGCATCCTTGATATGAGCCCTTTCACCGTGACAGACCACACACCAATGGAAATAGTGGTGGATATTTTCCGCAAGCTGGGTCTGAGGCAGTGCCTTGTAACACACAATGG GATTGTCTTGGGGATCATCACAAAGAAGAACATATTAGAGCATCTCGAGCAACTAAAGCAGCACGTCGAACCCTTGGTGATTAGATATATCAGATCTCATAATTAG